One Micromonospora sp. WMMD1120 genomic region harbors:
- a CDS encoding DUF397 domain-containing protein gives MDMTGAQWRKSTKSGSNGGACVEVADNLPGVVLVRDTKDRDGGTLSFTSGVWRAFVARVAGRA, from the coding sequence ATGGATATGACCGGTGCACAGTGGCGTAAGAGCACGAAGAGCGGCAGCAACGGCGGCGCGTGCGTTGAGGTCGCCGACAACCTTCCCGGTGTAGTCCTGGTCCGCGATACGAAGGACCGTGACGGCGGAACCCTGAGCTTCACGTCCGGCGTGTGGCGGGCGTTCGTCGCCCGGGTCGCCGGGCGTGCGTAG
- a CDS encoding NUDIX domain-containing protein, which produces MHVVVCGALVKNDTVLLVHRSPTRRAYPDLWDLPGGHVDAGESEPQALAREMHEELGVHIVVESSTRLGDLHGGSGDDAVHVSVWHIRDWIGTPTNRAPEEHDDIAWVGLSELSSRPLVFAALPALLRPAPEPGRPPGRGDARATTTPGGP; this is translated from the coding sequence ATGCATGTCGTCGTCTGCGGTGCGCTGGTCAAGAACGACACGGTCCTGCTGGTGCACCGCAGCCCGACCCGCCGGGCGTACCCGGATCTCTGGGACCTGCCCGGAGGACACGTCGACGCGGGCGAGTCGGAACCACAGGCCCTCGCTCGTGAGATGCACGAGGAGCTGGGAGTCCACATCGTGGTGGAGTCCTCCACGCGGTTGGGTGATCTGCACGGCGGCAGCGGCGACGACGCCGTCCACGTCAGCGTCTGGCACATCAGGGACTGGATCGGCACTCCCACCAACCGCGCGCCCGAGGAGCATGACGACATCGCCTGGGTCGGGCTCAGCGAGCTGAGCAGCCGTCCCCTCGTGTTCGCGGCCCTGCCGGCGCTGCTCCGTCCCGCACCTGAGCCTGGCCGGCCGCCTGGCCGAGGCGACGCACGGGCAACCACAACGCCGGGCGGACCTTAG